One part of the Stigmatopora argus isolate UIUO_Sarg chromosome 8, RoL_Sarg_1.0, whole genome shotgun sequence genome encodes these proteins:
- the podn gene encoding podocan isoform X1 gives MKQSPEWICSSVSAPPPASAVGFLLGAPAAFLKKLGRSGSALAHPRLRQTGRAVTASMAFPGGGLLPILPLLLLVLPPVGSRAEEPHAAGTEAPRGESTAPPGCPWDCACAAEGAVDCAGVGLTRFPTGLPPDTRRVALQNNNIEEIRAEDLSNLDQLETLNLQNNRLTTHGLEDGGLETLEGLAYLYLANNQLTRTPAALPPGLVSADFAANRLSRISPGTFGGKPRLKSVYLHDNKLTDQGLPAELFRASDGLEILTLSSNLLSAVPGNLPPGLVRLHLKSNKLERIPAGALDGLPNLRELHLQNNLLNDESVDNRTFGQVSALECLDLSNNNLSAVPKGLPANLVLLHLEKNSIQGIPADALTHVRQLEYLLLHNNHLRSRSIHPAAFQGLKKLHTLHMHNNQLERVPRGLPRRAKTLVLLRNAISEIGRNDLAALHTLSELDLSYNRLSEGKLHRDAFRKLRRLETLRLSGNALRSLPVALPRGLRLLEAKGAGMEALPEGALAGMESLRVLILADNRLALNSFYQGAWMELAALTTLDLSGNRLSHVPSDLPESLEHLDLRGNRIASIAASAFEGLPNIQKINLRFNRLSASALDDSSLALLGQKIDIGDEDDQEGSERR, from the exons ATGAAGCAAAGCCCCGAGTGGATTTGCTCCTCCGTTAGCGCTCCACCGCCAGCCAGCGCCGTCGGCTTTCTTTTGGGCGCTCCCGCTGCTTTCTTGAAGAAGCTCGGCCGATCGGGAAGCGCGCTGGCTCATCCGCGCCTCCGCCAGACAGG CAGGGCGGTGACGGCGAGCATGGCCTTTCCCGGAGGCGGCCTTCTCCCCATCCTGCCGCTCCTGCTCCTGGTGCTCCCGCCGGTGGGGTCGCGGGCGGAGGAGCCCCACGCCGCCGGCACCGAGGCCCCCCGCGGGGAGTCCACCGCCCCCCCGGGATGCCCGTGGGACTGCGCCTGCGCGGCCGAGGGCGCGGTGGACTGCGCCGGCGTCGGCCTGACGCGGTTCCCGACGGGGCTGCCGCCCGACACTCGTCGAGTGGCCCTCCAG AACAACAACATCGAGGAGATACGGGCGGAGGACCTGTCCAACCTGGATCAGCTGGAAACGCTCAACCTGCAGAACAACCGCCTCACCACCCACG GGCTGGAAGACGGAGGCTTGGAGACGCTGGAGGGACTGGCTTATCTGTACCTGGCCAACAACCAG CTCACCCGGACCCCGGCGGCCCTGCCGCCCGGCTTGGTCAGCGCCGACTTTGCCGCCAATCGGCTGAGCCGGATCTCCCCGGGCACGTTCGGCGGCAAACCCCGTCTGAA GTCCGTCTACCTCCACGACAACAAGCTGACGGACCAGGGGCTCCCCGCCGAGCTGTTCCGGGCTTCCGACGGCCTGGAGATCCTCACGCTGTCCAGCAATCTCCTGAGCGCCGTGCCCGGGAACCTGCCGCCCGGCTTGGTCCGGCTTCACCTGAAG AGCAACAAGCTGGAGAGGATCCCGGCCGGGGCATTGGACGGCCTGCCCAACCTTCGAGAGTTGCACTTGCAGAACAACCTCCTGAACGACGAAAGCGTGGATAACCGCACGTTCGG CCAAGTGAGCGCCCTGGAGTGCCTGGACCTGTCCAACAACAATTTGAGCGCCGTGCCAAAGGGGCTGCCGGCCAACCTGGTGCTGCTGCACCTGGAGAAGAACTCCATCCAAGGCATCCCCGCCGACGCGCTGACCCACGTGCGCCAGCTGGAGTACCTCCTGCTGCACAACAATCATCTGCGCTCCCGCTCGATCCACCCGGCCGCTTTCCAG GGTCTGAAGAAGCTGCACACGCTTCACATGCACAACAACCAGCTGGAACGCGTGCCCCGGGGCCTGCCCCGGCGGGCCAAGACGCTGGTGCTGCTGCGCAACGCCATCTCGGAGATCGGCCGCAACGACCTGGCGGCGCTGCACACGCTGAGCGAGCTGGACCTGAGCTACAACCGGCTGAGCGAGGGCAAGCTGCACCGCGACGCCTTCCGCAAGCTGCGCCGGCTGGAGACGCTGCGGCTGTCGGGCAACGCGCTGCGCTCGCTGCCCGTGGCCCTGCCGCGGGGCCTGCGCCTGCTGGAGGCCAAGGGCGCCGGCATGGAGGCGCTGCCCGAGGGCGCCCTGGCCGGCATGGAGAGCCTGCGCGTGCTGATCCTGGCCGACAACCGCCTCGCCCTCAACTCCTTCTACCAGGGGGCCTGGATGGAGCTCGCCGCCCTGACG ACGTTGGACCTTTCGGGCAACCGGCTGTCGCACGTGCCGTCCGACCTGCCCGAGTCGCTGGAGCACCTGGACCTGCGCGGGAACCGCATCGCGAGCATCGCCGCCTCCGCCTTTGAAGGCCTCCCCAACATTCAAAAAATCAACCTGAG GTTCAACCGCCTGTCAGCCTCGGCACTGGACGACAGCTCGCTGGCGCTCCTGGGCCAGAAGATCGACATCGGCGACGAGGACGACCAAGAGGGCTCCGAGCGTCGTTAG
- the LOC144079310 gene encoding uncharacterized protein LOC144079310, whose translation MWRRGRGSEALERAQALLQQAAERRKNRGQRTPPEGLALDDGRRDGDDTSDASERNAAASYPSSSSSSGAGAAVAAGRRFVKMAGPVDIDEDGSRGRQPASTRTDGGGRTPGAGSPDPARGVSPVKGAQNVDDDEEEAAEMVAEDDSGSSPAPEAGLSSPSIPSFPMYRRGSPRSMSPPVADAPPSRPPSPDECSPNESSPDTSSPREVPSVGEGVRPRRAASEDGFSDSTEGPRTAGDGEASFRRDDYESDFESEDVTPNSPGGRSAPSLRRLSERPADEDGPWSEPPTRGSESVDGEDARTWRESLKDVRTRRESLKDVAAQTDGWAPPAALPLEELRRRLAAARRSARDARRERDRALGPPDYTYATLQDAMEMIRRAKASHARART comes from the exons atgtgGAGGCGAGGCCGGGGGAGCGAGGCTCTGGAGCGGGCGCAGGCGCTGCTGCAGCAGGCCGCCGAGCGCAGGAAGAACCGCGGCCAACGGACG CCACCAGAAGGGCTGGCGCTAGACGATGGGCGACGGGATGGCGACGACACCTCCGACGCGTCGGAGAGGAACGCCGCCGCCTCGTacccgtcgtcgtcgtcctccagCGGAGCCggcgcggcggtggcggcgggacGCCGCTTCGTCAAGATGGCCGGCCCCGTCGACATTGACGAGGACGG GTCCCGCGGACGGCAGCCGGCGTCAACCCGGACGGACGGCGGCGGCCGGACGCCTGGCGCAGGGTCCCCCGATCCCGCTCGGGGCGTTTCGCCCGTCAAAGGGGCCCAAAATGTGGACGACGATGAAGAGGAGGCGGCGGAGATGGTGGCAGAGGACGACTCGGGAAGCTCTCCTGCGCCGGAGGCCGGCCTTTCGTCTCCTTCCATCCCGTCTTTCCCG ATGTATCGACGGGGGAGCCCAAGGTCGATGTCCCCGCCGGTGGCGGACGCCCCCCCGAGTCGCCCACCCTCCCCCGACGAGTGCTCCCCCAACGAGTCCTCCCCCGACACGTCCTCCCCGCGAGAGGTTCCCTCCGTAGGAGAAGGCGTTCGGCCAAGAAGGGCCGCATCGGAGGACGGCTTCTCCGACTCGACGGAAGGACCTCGG ACGGCGGGCGACGGCGAAGCGTCCTTCCGGCGGGACGACTATGAAAGCGACTTTGAAAGCGAGGACGTCACGCCCAACTCTCCCGGGGGGCGCTCGGCGCCCTCCCTCCGGCGGCTCTCGGAGCGCCCGGCGGACGAGGACGGGCCGTGGTCGGAGCCGCCGACGCGCGGGAGCGAGAGCGTCGACGGCGAGGATGCGCGGACGTGGCGCGAGAGCTTGAAGGACGTGCGGACGCGTCGTGAGAGCTTGAAGGACGTGGCGGCGCAGACGGACGGCTGGGCGCCGCCGGCGGCGCTGCCGCTAGAGGAGCTACGCCGGCGGCTGGCTGCCGCGCGGCGCTCGGCCCGGGACGCCCGCAGGGAACGCGACCGCGCCTTGGGACCCCCCGACTACACGTACGCCACGCTACAAGACGCCATGGAG ATGATCCGCCGCGCCAAAGCCAGCCACGCGCGCGCACGGACGTGA
- the podn gene encoding podocan isoform X2 has product MKQSPEWICSSVSAPPPASAVGFLLGAPAAFLKKLGRSGSALAHPRLRQTGAVTASMAFPGGGLLPILPLLLLVLPPVGSRAEEPHAAGTEAPRGESTAPPGCPWDCACAAEGAVDCAGVGLTRFPTGLPPDTRRVALQNNNIEEIRAEDLSNLDQLETLNLQNNRLTTHGLEDGGLETLEGLAYLYLANNQLTRTPAALPPGLVSADFAANRLSRISPGTFGGKPRLKSVYLHDNKLTDQGLPAELFRASDGLEILTLSSNLLSAVPGNLPPGLVRLHLKSNKLERIPAGALDGLPNLRELHLQNNLLNDESVDNRTFGQVSALECLDLSNNNLSAVPKGLPANLVLLHLEKNSIQGIPADALTHVRQLEYLLLHNNHLRSRSIHPAAFQGLKKLHTLHMHNNQLERVPRGLPRRAKTLVLLRNAISEIGRNDLAALHTLSELDLSYNRLSEGKLHRDAFRKLRRLETLRLSGNALRSLPVALPRGLRLLEAKGAGMEALPEGALAGMESLRVLILADNRLALNSFYQGAWMELAALTTLDLSGNRLSHVPSDLPESLEHLDLRGNRIASIAASAFEGLPNIQKINLRFNRLSASALDDSSLALLGQKIDIGDEDDQEGSERR; this is encoded by the exons ATGAAGCAAAGCCCCGAGTGGATTTGCTCCTCCGTTAGCGCTCCACCGCCAGCCAGCGCCGTCGGCTTTCTTTTGGGCGCTCCCGCTGCTTTCTTGAAGAAGCTCGGCCGATCGGGAAGCGCGCTGGCTCATCCGCGCCTCCGCCAGACAGG GGCGGTGACGGCGAGCATGGCCTTTCCCGGAGGCGGCCTTCTCCCCATCCTGCCGCTCCTGCTCCTGGTGCTCCCGCCGGTGGGGTCGCGGGCGGAGGAGCCCCACGCCGCCGGCACCGAGGCCCCCCGCGGGGAGTCCACCGCCCCCCCGGGATGCCCGTGGGACTGCGCCTGCGCGGCCGAGGGCGCGGTGGACTGCGCCGGCGTCGGCCTGACGCGGTTCCCGACGGGGCTGCCGCCCGACACTCGTCGAGTGGCCCTCCAG AACAACAACATCGAGGAGATACGGGCGGAGGACCTGTCCAACCTGGATCAGCTGGAAACGCTCAACCTGCAGAACAACCGCCTCACCACCCACG GGCTGGAAGACGGAGGCTTGGAGACGCTGGAGGGACTGGCTTATCTGTACCTGGCCAACAACCAG CTCACCCGGACCCCGGCGGCCCTGCCGCCCGGCTTGGTCAGCGCCGACTTTGCCGCCAATCGGCTGAGCCGGATCTCCCCGGGCACGTTCGGCGGCAAACCCCGTCTGAA GTCCGTCTACCTCCACGACAACAAGCTGACGGACCAGGGGCTCCCCGCCGAGCTGTTCCGGGCTTCCGACGGCCTGGAGATCCTCACGCTGTCCAGCAATCTCCTGAGCGCCGTGCCCGGGAACCTGCCGCCCGGCTTGGTCCGGCTTCACCTGAAG AGCAACAAGCTGGAGAGGATCCCGGCCGGGGCATTGGACGGCCTGCCCAACCTTCGAGAGTTGCACTTGCAGAACAACCTCCTGAACGACGAAAGCGTGGATAACCGCACGTTCGG CCAAGTGAGCGCCCTGGAGTGCCTGGACCTGTCCAACAACAATTTGAGCGCCGTGCCAAAGGGGCTGCCGGCCAACCTGGTGCTGCTGCACCTGGAGAAGAACTCCATCCAAGGCATCCCCGCCGACGCGCTGACCCACGTGCGCCAGCTGGAGTACCTCCTGCTGCACAACAATCATCTGCGCTCCCGCTCGATCCACCCGGCCGCTTTCCAG GGTCTGAAGAAGCTGCACACGCTTCACATGCACAACAACCAGCTGGAACGCGTGCCCCGGGGCCTGCCCCGGCGGGCCAAGACGCTGGTGCTGCTGCGCAACGCCATCTCGGAGATCGGCCGCAACGACCTGGCGGCGCTGCACACGCTGAGCGAGCTGGACCTGAGCTACAACCGGCTGAGCGAGGGCAAGCTGCACCGCGACGCCTTCCGCAAGCTGCGCCGGCTGGAGACGCTGCGGCTGTCGGGCAACGCGCTGCGCTCGCTGCCCGTGGCCCTGCCGCGGGGCCTGCGCCTGCTGGAGGCCAAGGGCGCCGGCATGGAGGCGCTGCCCGAGGGCGCCCTGGCCGGCATGGAGAGCCTGCGCGTGCTGATCCTGGCCGACAACCGCCTCGCCCTCAACTCCTTCTACCAGGGGGCCTGGATGGAGCTCGCCGCCCTGACG ACGTTGGACCTTTCGGGCAACCGGCTGTCGCACGTGCCGTCCGACCTGCCCGAGTCGCTGGAGCACCTGGACCTGCGCGGGAACCGCATCGCGAGCATCGCCGCCTCCGCCTTTGAAGGCCTCCCCAACATTCAAAAAATCAACCTGAG GTTCAACCGCCTGTCAGCCTCGGCACTGGACGACAGCTCGCTGGCGCTCCTGGGCCAGAAGATCGACATCGGCGACGAGGACGACCAAGAGGGCTCCGAGCGTCGTTAG
- the scp2b gene encoding sterol carrier protein 2b isoform X4 has translation MPEGNAPRASLVAVLCGASHGLEAFKSHAVFREIDEKLRQDGEAFVKKIGGVFAFKVKDGPAGKEATWLVDVKNGGGRVHNDTAQKADCTIAVSDSDLLAVMSGKVNPQTAFFQGKLKITGNMGLAMKLQKLQLQPAKAKL, from the exons ATGCCCGAAGGCAACGCGCCCAG GGCGAGCTTGGTGGCCGTCCTGTGCGGTGCCAGCCACGGATTGGAGGCTTTCAAGTCTCACGCCGTCTTCCGGGAAATCGACGAGAAACTGCGGCag GACGGCGAAGCGTTTGTCAAGAAGATCGGTGGCGTGTTCGCCTTCAAGGTGAAGGATGGGCCGGCCGGGAAGGAGGCCACCTGGTTGGTGGACGTCAAGAACGGCGGCGGTCGCGTGCACAACGACACAG CCCAGAAAGCCGACTGCACCATCGCCGTGTCCGATTCCGACCTGCTGGCCGTCATGAGCGGAAAGGTCAACCCGCAGACG gccTTCTTTCAAGGGAAGCTGAAGATCACGGGCAACATGGGCCTGGCCATGAAGCTCCAGAAGCTTCAGCTGCAGCCCGCCAAGGCCAAACTGTAG
- the scp2b gene encoding sterol carrier protein 2b isoform X1, protein MPEGNAPRRASLVAVLCGASHGLEAFKSHAVFREIDEKLRQEQDGEAFVKKIGGVFAFKVKDGPAGKEATWLVDVKNGGGRVHNDTAQKADCTIAVSDSDLLAVMSGKVNPQTAFFQGKLKITGNMGLAMKLQKLQLQPAKAKL, encoded by the exons ATGCCCGAAGGCAACGCGCCCAG GAGGGCGAGCTTGGTGGCCGTCCTGTGCGGTGCCAGCCACGGATTGGAGGCTTTCAAGTCTCACGCCGTCTTCCGGGAAATCGACGAGAAACTGCGGCagg aGCAGGACGGCGAAGCGTTTGTCAAGAAGATCGGTGGCGTGTTCGCCTTCAAGGTGAAGGATGGGCCGGCCGGGAAGGAGGCCACCTGGTTGGTGGACGTCAAGAACGGCGGCGGTCGCGTGCACAACGACACAG CCCAGAAAGCCGACTGCACCATCGCCGTGTCCGATTCCGACCTGCTGGCCGTCATGAGCGGAAAGGTCAACCCGCAGACG gccTTCTTTCAAGGGAAGCTGAAGATCACGGGCAACATGGGCCTGGCCATGAAGCTCCAGAAGCTTCAGCTGCAGCCCGCCAAGGCCAAACTGTAG
- the cpt2 gene encoding carnitine O-palmitoyltransferase 2, mitochondrial: MLRAATAKKGAALVSSRWMVLLLERRRRRRWDSSQPQYSSSASSDSEFLHRSIVPTMHYQHSLPRLPIPKLEDSIRRYLAAQQPLLEEPQFRETEKVAHDFLAGQGQELHRELVAQDKKNKHTSYISDPWFDMYLSAREPLVLNFNPFMSLAPDPRGEGNEQLARAANLTCSAVRFLKTLRAGLLEPEVYHLEGSRGRSDAFKKLVRLAPASLAWYASYAAGAFPLDMSQYFRLFNSTRVPQTGRDRLLTEPDARHLLVMRKGHMYVFDVLDRDGNAVAPARVRDNLGWILSDETPAPDFPLGTLTTENRDVWAGLREKLSAAGNDEALRAVDTAVFCLCLDDVELPDSVRASHNMLHGDGVNRWFDKSLSVIVARDGHAAINFEHSWGDGVAVLRFLNEIHGDAVGRPAVASGAAPAGGPTPDARRLGFRLDEELREGVRRAKAAFDRAVGGLTIDAVQFTGGGKERIKESKLSPDAVAQLAFQMAFLRQYGVTPATYESCSTAAFKHGRTETIRPASVFTRRCAAAMVRPERRRSAAELMEMLRLCSGHHGRLTKEAAMGQGFDRHLFALRRLSASPHAFYADPAYGAINHNVLSTSTLSSPAVALGGFAPVVPDGLGVGYNVHDGWIGCNVSGYPARDVSEFLRCVCRSLEDIFAVLDGKELPDSA, translated from the exons ATGCTCCGCGCGGCTACGGCGAAGAAAGGCGCCGCTTTGGTCAGCTCCAGGTGGATGGTGCTGCTGCTcgagcgacggcggcggcgacgatgGGACTCGAGCCAGCCCCAGTACAGTTCCTCCGCTTCTTCGGACTCCGAGTTCCTGCACAGGAGCATCGTGCCCACCATGCACTACCAGCACAGTTTACCAAG GTTGCCCATCCCCAAGTTGGAGGACAGCATCAGGCGCTATTTGGCCGCTCAGCAACCCTTGCTGGAAGAGCCACAGTTCAG AGAGACGGAGAAGGTGGCTCACGACTTCCTGGCCGGCCAAGGGCAAGAGTTGCACCGTGAGTTGGTGGCTCAGGATAAGAAGAACAAGCACACCAGCTACAT CTCAGACCCGTGGTTCGACATGTACCTGTCGGCGCGGGAGCCACTGGTGCTCAACTTCAACCCCTTCATGTCGCTGGCGCCGGACCCTCGGGGCGAAGGCAACGAGCAGCTGGCGCGCGCGGCCAACCTGACCTGCTCGGCCGTGCGCTTCCTGAAGACGCTGCGCGCCGGGTTGCTGGAGCCCGAGGTCTATCACCTGGAAGGCTCGCGGGGGCGCTCGGACGCCTTCAAGAAGCTGGTGCGCCTGGCGCCCGCCTCGCTGGCCTGGTACGCCTCCTACGCCGCCGGGGCCTTCCCGCTGGACATGTCGCAGTACTTCCGCCTCTTCAACTCCACGCGCGTCCCGCAAACGGGTCGTGACCGCCTGCTCACCGAGCCCGACGCTCGCCACCTGCTGGTCATGAGGAAGGGACACATGTACGTCTTTGACGTGCTGGACCGCGACGGCAACGCCGTGGCGCCGGCGCGCGTGCGGGATAACCTCGG CTGGATCCTGTCGGACGAGACGCCGGCGCCCGACTTCCCGCTGGGGACGCTGACCACGGAGAATCGCGACGTTTGGGCGGGGCTGAGGGAGAAGCTGTCGGCCGCCGGCAACGACGAGGCGCTGCGGGCGGTGGACACCGCCGTCTTCTGCCTGTGCCTGGACGACGTGGAGCTGCCCGACTCCGTGCGGGCCTCGCACAACATGCTGCACGGCGACGGCGTCAACCGATG GTTCGACAAGTCGCTGAGCGTGATCGTGGCCCGCGACGGCCACGCCGCCATCAACTTTGAGCACTCGTGGGGCGACGGCGTGGCCGTTCTGCGCTTCCTCAACGAGATCCACGGCGATGCCGTGGGTCGGCCGGCGGTGGCCTCCGGCGCCGCCCCCGCCGGAGGACCCACGCCCGACGCGCGGCGCCTCGGCTTCCGGCTGGACGAGGAGCTCCGGGAGGGCGTGCGGCGCGCCAAGGCGGCCTTCGACCGTGCCGTGGGCGGACTCACCATCGACGCCGTGCAGTTCACAG GTGGCGGTAAAGAGCGCATCAAGGAATCCAAGCTGAGCCCCGACGCGGTGGCGCAGCTGGCCTTCCAGATGGCGTTCCTGCGGCAGTACGGCGTCACGCCGGCCACCTACGAGTCGTGCAGCACGGCCGCCTTCAAGCACGGCCGCACGGAGACCATCCGCCCCGCCAGCGTCTTCACGCGGCGTTGCGCCGCCGCCATGGTCCGCCCCGAGCGCCGCCGCTCGGCCGCCGAGCTGATGGAGATGTTGCGCCTGTGCTCCGGCCACCACGGTCGGCTCACCAAGGAGGCGGCCATGG GTCAGGGTTTCGACCGGCACCTGTTCGCCCTGCGGCGCCTGTCGGCCTCGCCGCACGCCTTTTACGCCGACCCGGCCTACGGCGCCATCAACCACAACGTGCTGTCCACCAGCACGCTGTCCAGCCCGGCGGTGGCCCTGGGCGGCTTCGCGCCGGTGGTGCCCGACGGCCTGGGCGTGGGCTACAACGTCCACGACGGCTGGATCGGCTGCAACGTCAGCGGCTACCCGGCCCGCGACGTCTCCGAGTTCCTCCGCTGCGTCTGCCGCTCGCTGGAAGACATCTTTGCCGTCCTGGACGGGAAGGAGCTCCCCGACTCGGCCTGA
- the scp2b gene encoding sterol carrier protein 2b isoform X2, producing MPEGNAPRASLVAVLCGASHGLEAFKSHAVFREIDEKLRQEQDGEAFVKKIGGVFAFKVKDGPAGKEATWLVDVKNGGGRVHNDTAQKADCTIAVSDSDLLAVMSGKVNPQTAFFQGKLKITGNMGLAMKLQKLQLQPAKAKL from the exons ATGCCCGAAGGCAACGCGCCCAG GGCGAGCTTGGTGGCCGTCCTGTGCGGTGCCAGCCACGGATTGGAGGCTTTCAAGTCTCACGCCGTCTTCCGGGAAATCGACGAGAAACTGCGGCagg aGCAGGACGGCGAAGCGTTTGTCAAGAAGATCGGTGGCGTGTTCGCCTTCAAGGTGAAGGATGGGCCGGCCGGGAAGGAGGCCACCTGGTTGGTGGACGTCAAGAACGGCGGCGGTCGCGTGCACAACGACACAG CCCAGAAAGCCGACTGCACCATCGCCGTGTCCGATTCCGACCTGCTGGCCGTCATGAGCGGAAAGGTCAACCCGCAGACG gccTTCTTTCAAGGGAAGCTGAAGATCACGGGCAACATGGGCCTGGCCATGAAGCTCCAGAAGCTTCAGCTGCAGCCCGCCAAGGCCAAACTGTAG
- the scp2b gene encoding sterol carrier protein 2b isoform X3, which translates to MPEGNAPRRASLVAVLCGASHGLEAFKSHAVFREIDEKLRQDGEAFVKKIGGVFAFKVKDGPAGKEATWLVDVKNGGGRVHNDTAQKADCTIAVSDSDLLAVMSGKVNPQTAFFQGKLKITGNMGLAMKLQKLQLQPAKAKL; encoded by the exons ATGCCCGAAGGCAACGCGCCCAG GAGGGCGAGCTTGGTGGCCGTCCTGTGCGGTGCCAGCCACGGATTGGAGGCTTTCAAGTCTCACGCCGTCTTCCGGGAAATCGACGAGAAACTGCGGCag GACGGCGAAGCGTTTGTCAAGAAGATCGGTGGCGTGTTCGCCTTCAAGGTGAAGGATGGGCCGGCCGGGAAGGAGGCCACCTGGTTGGTGGACGTCAAGAACGGCGGCGGTCGCGTGCACAACGACACAG CCCAGAAAGCCGACTGCACCATCGCCGTGTCCGATTCCGACCTGCTGGCCGTCATGAGCGGAAAGGTCAACCCGCAGACG gccTTCTTTCAAGGGAAGCTGAAGATCACGGGCAACATGGGCCTGGCCATGAAGCTCCAGAAGCTTCAGCTGCAGCCCGCCAAGGCCAAACTGTAG
- the akr1a1b gene encoding aldo-keto reductase family 1 member A1-B, with translation MSESGKGAGATHFTTRVTGDRSKMSHFAVLRTGQKMPLLGLGTWKSPPGKVKEAVLTALEAGYRHLDCAAVYGNEAEIGEALDEAFRRPHGPRRQDVFVTSKLWNTCHRPEDVEPALRRTLAHLRLDYVDLYLIHWPYAFRRGEEAFPRSPDGALLYDGVDYVDTWGAMEALVSAGLARAVGLSNFNSRQLDRVMEAARSVKPAVLQVESHPYLAQTELLAHCRSRGVEMTAYSPLGSPDRAWKRPDETALLDEPLLAGLAARHEKSPAQILLRWQTQRGVVAIPKSVTSSRIRQNLQIFDFDLSSDEMSAVTALDKKWRYVLPVVEVDGKFVPRDGGHPHYPFGEPF, from the exons ATGTCTGAATCCGGAAAAGGAGCCGGGGCGACACATTTCACCACAAGGGTAACCGGGGACCGATCTAAA ATGAGCCACTTTGCCGTCCTGCGCACGGGTCAGAAGATGCCGCTGCTGGGCCTGGGCACGTGGAAGAGCCCGCCTGGGAAG GTGAAAGAGGCGGTGCTGACGGCCCTGGAGGCGGGCTACCGCCACCTGGACTGCGCCGCCGTCTACGGCAACGAGGCGGAGATCGGGGAGGCGCTGGACGAGGCCTTCCGTCGACCCCAC GGCCCGCGACGCCAGGACGTCTTCGTCACGTCCAAATTGTGGAACACGTGCCACCGCCCCGAGGACGTGGAGCCCGCCCTGCGGCGAACCCTGGCCCACCTGCGGCTGGACTACGTGGACCTCTACCTCATCCACTGGCCCTACGCCTTCCG GCGCGGAGAGGAGGCCTTCCCCCGGAGTCCAGACGGCGCGCTGCTCTACGACGGGGTGGACTACGTGGACACCTGGGGCGCCATGGAGGCGCTGGTGAGCGCCGGCCTGGCGCGAGCCGTGGGACTCTCCAACTTCAATAGCCGCCAGCTGGACCGCGTCATGGAGGCCGCCCGCTCCGTCAAACCCGCCGTCCTGCAG GTGGAGAGCCACCCGTACCTGGCGCAGACGGAGCTGCTGGCGCACTGCCGCTCGCGGGGCGTGGAGATGACGGCCTACAGCCCGCTGGGCTCGCCCGACCGGGCCTGGAAGCGGCCCGACGAGACGGCGCTGCTGGACGAGCCTCTGCTGGCTGGGCTGGCCGCCCGGCACGAGAAGTCGCCGGCGCAGATCCTCCTCAG GTGGCAGACGCAGCGTGGCGTGGTGGCCATCCCCAAGAGCGTCACGTCCTCGCGCATCCGCCAAAACCTCCAA ATCTTCGACTTCGACCTGTCGTCGGACGAGATGAGCGCCGTGACGGCGCTGGACAAAAAGTGGCGCTACGTCCTGCCGGTGGTCGAG GTGGACGGAAAGTTTGTCCCCCGGGACGGCGGGCACCCCCACTACCCCTTCGGCGAGCCCTTCTGA